The Algoriphagus sp. TR-M9 genome has a window encoding:
- the recN gene encoding DNA repair protein RecN, giving the protein MLKSLSISNYALIDQLHMQPSPGLSMITGETGSGKSIMLGAVGMLLGKRADTKSLLHEDQKCIIEGVFELGNYGLELFFEEQDLDYESTCIIRREISPSGKSRSFVNDTPVLLDVLKSLGAHLMDVHSQHDTLQLGEGSYQLSLIDAYAQTSAELASYRLKFNSFQKAKKEYAELSKRALELQKEADFNQFQLDELSVLSLKENEQAELESEQEILENAEEIKQKIQEMLHLFQDEQYGILHGMAQVQQGMQSLSRLAHMFKTVEERFESVHIELRDIEETLGSEDDKVEIDFERLDETRDRLSKIYQLQKKHGVNSVGELMELEKELADKVFQVQNLDETLQNAKLALDEAEKQVQEAGKTLRKKRVNSFQAFQSELEMLLKGLGMENSKVVMEHKAVAPGPAGMDELELLFSANKGSAPQPLKKVASGGEFSRLLFAIKYIMADKVAMPTLIFDEIDTGISGEVALKMVGMMKEIARKHQVICITHLPQVAGQGDLHYFVYKDNSSAKTVSKIKLLDPEERVQELAKMIAGASPSASAVESARELLSR; this is encoded by the coding sequence ATGCTCAAGTCTTTAAGCATTTCCAATTATGCCCTGATAGATCAGCTTCATATGCAGCCAAGTCCGGGACTAAGTATGATCACTGGTGAAACAGGCTCCGGGAAATCCATCATGCTAGGAGCTGTAGGGATGCTTCTAGGGAAAAGAGCCGATACTAAGTCTCTGCTCCATGAGGATCAGAAATGCATTATAGAAGGAGTCTTTGAGCTGGGGAATTATGGGTTGGAATTATTTTTTGAAGAGCAGGATCTGGACTATGAAAGTACCTGTATCATACGTAGGGAAATCAGCCCTTCGGGCAAGTCCCGTTCCTTTGTGAATGATACCCCTGTATTGCTGGATGTGCTGAAGTCACTAGGAGCTCACCTGATGGACGTGCATTCTCAACATGATACGCTTCAGCTTGGCGAAGGATCCTATCAGTTAAGTTTGATCGATGCTTATGCGCAGACCTCGGCGGAACTGGCTTCTTATCGCTTGAAATTTAACTCCTTTCAAAAAGCAAAAAAAGAATACGCAGAGTTGAGTAAAAGGGCTTTAGAACTCCAAAAAGAGGCTGATTTCAATCAGTTTCAGCTGGACGAGCTGAGTGTGCTCTCACTAAAGGAGAATGAGCAGGCTGAGCTGGAATCTGAGCAGGAGATTCTGGAAAATGCCGAAGAAATCAAGCAGAAAATCCAGGAAATGCTTCATTTGTTCCAAGATGAGCAATATGGGATTTTGCATGGGATGGCCCAAGTACAGCAGGGAATGCAGTCTTTGTCCCGTCTGGCGCATATGTTCAAAACTGTGGAGGAGCGCTTCGAATCCGTCCATATTGAGCTTCGGGATATTGAGGAAACGCTGGGCAGTGAAGACGATAAGGTAGAGATAGATTTTGAGCGCCTGGATGAAACCCGGGACCGACTGAGTAAAATCTATCAGCTTCAGAAAAAGCACGGAGTTAATTCTGTCGGGGAACTGATGGAGTTAGAAAAGGAATTGGCAGACAAAGTCTTTCAGGTTCAAAATCTTGATGAGACTTTGCAAAATGCAAAGCTGGCACTAGATGAAGCTGAAAAGCAGGTGCAGGAAGCTGGAAAAACACTCCGAAAAAAGAGAGTGAATAGTTTTCAGGCATTTCAGTCCGAATTGGAAATGCTTCTAAAAGGATTGGGAATGGAAAATTCCAAAGTAGTGATGGAGCACAAGGCAGTTGCCCCTGGGCCTGCTGGAATGGATGAACTGGAGTTATTATTCTCCGCTAACAAAGGATCTGCTCCTCAGCCTTTGAAAAAGGTGGCTTCAGGCGGTGAATTTTCCCGATTGCTTTTTGCCATAAAATACATCATGGCAGACAAGGTAGCCATGCCAACATTGATTTTTGATGAAATAGATACGGGGATTTCCGGAGAGGTGGCATTGAAAATGGTAGGCATGATGAAGGAAATAGCCCGGAAGCATCAGGTAATTTGCATTACGCATTTGCCGCAGGTGGCAGGACAGGGGGACCTCCATTATTTTGTTTACAAGGATAATTCTTCTGCCAAAACAGTGAGTAAGATCAAGCTCTTGGATCCAGAAGAAAG